One stretch of bacterium DNA includes these proteins:
- a CDS encoding PaaI family thioesterase, whose product MDRTEPDYDALEGAVGAVRRLITHLRKTTADPDVLRRIEKEANGFADELAPFDHAGPFQQRKLILRDDEDGKTPPETKDAAEYFPYSPVVGPLNPIAPKIEFELVGREYHATHVFEPQYNGPPTAVHGGVVALVFDELLGALGAILEVGGFTGTLEVVYRSLTPLHQPVRMRSWIDGEEGVKTFIKGTMHTTDPDGTERLCAEAKGIFIRPKTSFLEHALARSSAAKG is encoded by the coding sequence ATGGACCGAACCGAACCCGACTACGACGCCCTCGAAGGCGCCGTCGGCGCCGTGCGCCGCCTGATCACCCATCTCCGCAAGACGACGGCCGATCCCGACGTGCTGCGCCGGATCGAGAAGGAGGCGAACGGCTTCGCCGACGAGCTGGCGCCCTTCGACCACGCCGGACCGTTTCAGCAGCGGAAGCTGATCCTCCGGGACGACGAAGACGGCAAGACCCCGCCGGAGACGAAGGACGCCGCCGAGTACTTCCCCTACAGCCCGGTCGTCGGCCCCCTCAATCCGATCGCCCCGAAGATCGAGTTCGAGCTCGTCGGCCGCGAGTACCACGCGACCCACGTCTTCGAGCCCCAGTACAACGGTCCGCCGACCGCCGTCCACGGCGGCGTCGTGGCCCTCGTCTTCGACGAGCTGCTCGGCGCCCTCGGCGCGATCCTCGAGGTCGGCGGCTTCACCGGCACGCTCGAGGTCGTCTACCGCTCGCTCACCCCGCTCCACCAGCCCGTGCGCATGCGCAGCTGGATCGACGGGGAGGAAGGCGTGAAGACCTTCATCAAGGGCACGATGCACACGACGGACCCGGACGGGACGGAGCGGCTGTGCGCCGAGGCGAAGGGCATCTTCATCCGCCCGAAGACCTCGTTCCTCGAGCACGCCCTCGCCCGCAGCAGCGCCGCGAAGGGCTAG